The Dyella caseinilytica genome has a window encoding:
- a CDS encoding acylphosphatase, which produces MSSARFLISGRVQGVFFRASTRDEALRLGLNGYARNLADGRVEVVADGRDEALHELEQWLWQGPPAARVDDVARSAWDAPVAHGFSVG; this is translated from the coding sequence GTGAGCAGTGCGCGTTTTTTGATCAGTGGCAGGGTGCAAGGCGTATTTTTTCGCGCGAGCACGCGTGATGAAGCGCTCAGGCTTGGTTTGAACGGCTACGCCCGCAATCTGGCTGACGGCCGGGTTGAGGTCGTAGCCGATGGCCGCGACGAAGCACTGCACGAACTGGAGCAGTGGCTGTGGCAAGGACCGCCCGCTGCACGCGTCGATGACGTTGCACGCAGCGCGTGGGATGCGCCCGTGGCGCACGGATTTTCCGTCGGCTGA
- a CDS encoding TlpA family protein disulfide reductase, with translation MKLFASSLLLAACALAAPAFAAMPTQPSLKVTTLDGKPYDLASQRGRWVIVNFWATWCAPCIKELPDISHFVATHPNVTAIGIAYDDTDPADIRAFLQKHPVTFPVAQVTMDKPLKDFDEPVGLPTTWLIGPDGKVAKHFTGPITSASLSAAIGH, from the coding sequence ATGAAGTTGTTTGCATCGTCGCTGTTGCTGGCCGCTTGTGCATTGGCCGCTCCCGCGTTTGCCGCCATGCCGACGCAGCCCTCGCTGAAGGTCACGACGCTGGATGGCAAGCCGTACGATCTGGCCTCGCAGCGTGGCCGCTGGGTGATCGTCAATTTCTGGGCGACGTGGTGTGCGCCGTGCATCAAGGAACTGCCGGACATTTCCCATTTCGTTGCGACGCACCCCAATGTCACGGCCATCGGCATTGCCTACGACGATACGGATCCGGCGGATATCCGCGCTTTCCTGCAAAAACATCCGGTGACCTTTCCCGTGGCCCAGGTCACGATGGATAAGCCGCTGAAGGATTTCGATGAGCCGGTGGGCCTGCCGACCACCTGGCTGATCGGCCCGGACGGCAAGGTCGCGAAGCATTTCACCGGTCCCATCACTTCCGCCTCGCTGAGCGCCGCCATCGGACACTGA
- a CDS encoding YihY family inner membrane protein, whose translation MNLRFDRDRTVNFGHFLWQRFLDDKCFETAGALSYTTLVSLVPLTVVVLTMFAAFPMFEDARDTLINFVFSNFVPAAGETVQSALIDFASNARKLTGISILVMLFSAVSMMNSIEDRLNRIWQVHNHRPWGPRLLLYWAALTLGPVLVVGGIAITSYVAAVPMLRSASESLGIGQQLLKALPFVVTFFTLWLLYTTVPNRRVNKRHTALGALLGAVLFEIARWGFTHYVRHAQNYQQIYGALAIIPLLLLWIYLSWVIVILCASVAASVSAFEYQKPSDALPQGAEFLGLLVVLRHFIDAHRAGRSVDPATIRAAEPCLRSSAILTYFEDLSQAKLIQRSDTGGWLLTRSLDSTDLLHVYRHNRYRLPLNPVEQAQASGIELPPELLSLLSKLAHSLDATLGMRLDKVYPVEAIAPSRQPVPHAQESET comes from the coding sequence ATGAACCTGCGTTTCGATCGCGACCGCACCGTCAACTTCGGCCATTTTCTTTGGCAGCGCTTCCTCGACGACAAGTGTTTCGAGACAGCTGGCGCACTGTCCTATACCACTCTGGTTTCGCTGGTGCCGTTGACGGTGGTCGTGCTGACCATGTTTGCGGCTTTCCCGATGTTCGAGGACGCACGCGATACGCTGATCAATTTCGTCTTCAGCAACTTCGTTCCTGCCGCTGGCGAAACGGTGCAGAGCGCACTGATCGACTTCGCCTCCAACGCCCGCAAGCTCACCGGCATCAGTATCCTGGTGATGCTGTTCAGTGCCGTGTCGATGATGAACAGCATCGAGGACCGCCTTAATCGCATCTGGCAGGTGCATAACCATCGGCCGTGGGGGCCGCGGCTGTTGTTGTATTGGGCTGCGCTGACCTTGGGGCCGGTGCTGGTGGTCGGCGGTATTGCGATCACGTCCTACGTTGCTGCGGTACCGATGTTGCGCAGTGCCAGCGAGTCGCTGGGGATCGGTCAGCAATTGCTGAAAGCGTTGCCGTTCGTGGTGACGTTTTTCACGCTATGGCTGCTGTACACCACGGTGCCGAATCGAAGGGTCAACAAGAGGCACACGGCCCTCGGCGCCTTGCTTGGCGCCGTACTGTTCGAGATCGCGCGTTGGGGCTTTACCCATTACGTACGCCATGCGCAGAACTATCAGCAGATCTACGGCGCGCTGGCCATCATTCCGTTGCTGCTGTTGTGGATCTACCTGTCGTGGGTGATCGTGATCCTGTGCGCCTCGGTGGCCGCATCCGTGTCGGCGTTCGAATACCAGAAGCCGAGCGATGCGCTGCCACAAGGCGCAGAATTTCTTGGCTTGCTGGTCGTGTTGCGTCATTTCATCGATGCGCATCGAGCCGGGCGCAGCGTCGATCCGGCCACGATTCGTGCGGCCGAACCTTGTTTGCGCAGCAGTGCCATCCTCACCTATTTCGAAGATCTGTCGCAGGCCAAGCTGATCCAGCGCAGCGATACCGGCGGTTGGCTGTTGACCCGCAGCCTGGACAGCACGGATTTACTGCACGTCTATCGTCACAACCGATACCGCCTGCCATTGAATCCGGTTGAGCAGGCACAAGCTTCAGGTATCGAGTTGCCGCCCGAGTTGTTGTCGCTGCTGAGCAAACTGGCGCACTCACTGGATGCAACCTTGGGCATGCGGCTGGACAAGGTTTATCCTGTCGAGGCCATCGCGCCTTCAAGGCAGCCCGTTCCCCACGCCCAGGAATCCGAAACATGA
- the wrbA gene encoding NAD(P)H:quinone oxidoreductase: MSDILVLYYSRNGHTAQLARLIARGVEEVPGMRARLRQVPPVAPVTEIAQPPEPEDGAPYVSKQDLHECAGLALGSPTRFGNMAAPLKHFLDSTGAEWASGALVGKPSVVFTATSTMHGGQESTLLTMALPLLHHGMLLLGIPYTEPALTSTLSGGTPYGASHVAGAKGDNAISEHERELARALGRRLADTARKLAAGA, encoded by the coding sequence ATGAGTGACATTCTGGTTCTTTACTACAGCCGCAACGGCCATACCGCCCAACTAGCCCGCCTGATCGCCCGCGGGGTGGAGGAAGTTCCAGGCATGCGCGCACGGCTTCGCCAGGTTCCACCTGTCGCGCCCGTCACCGAAATCGCGCAGCCGCCGGAGCCCGAGGACGGTGCCCCGTATGTGAGTAAACAAGACCTTCACGAATGCGCCGGCCTCGCCCTGGGCAGCCCCACCCGCTTCGGCAACATGGCTGCACCCCTGAAGCATTTCCTGGACAGCACGGGGGCCGAATGGGCCAGCGGCGCTCTGGTCGGTAAGCCCTCCGTCGTGTTCACTGCCACCAGCACCATGCACGGCGGCCAGGAATCGACCTTGTTGACCATGGCCCTGCCGCTGCTTCATCACGGCATGCTGCTATTGGGCATTCCCTATACCGAGCCCGCACTGACCAGCACACTCAGTGGTGGCACGCCGTATGGTGCCAGCCACGTTGCCGGTGCCAAGGGCGACAACGCAATCAGCGAACACGAACGCGAACTGGCCCGCGCACTGGGCCGCCGACTTGCCGATACCGCCCGCAAGCTGGCGGCAGGGGCATGA
- a CDS encoding DUF2069 domain-containing protein, translated as MSAPLSTASRVGLAAWIALIALQCAWYAWLFPPQRIPVVLVLAITVIPLLLPLFAIRQVRRALLLVGMLSLFYFCHGIAESWSSAQERGLALLEVLLTLVLIGALGAGVKRKPKPSAS; from the coding sequence ATGAGCGCTCCGCTTTCCACCGCTTCACGCGTGGGGCTGGCAGCCTGGATCGCGCTGATTGCATTGCAATGCGCGTGGTACGCGTGGCTGTTTCCACCGCAGCGCATACCCGTAGTACTCGTGTTGGCCATCACCGTGATACCGCTGCTGCTGCCGTTGTTTGCGATCCGCCAAGTGCGTCGCGCACTGCTCTTGGTCGGCATGCTCAGCCTGTTCTATTTCTGCCACGGTATCGCCGAAAGCTGGAGCTCGGCGCAGGAACGCGGACTGGCCTTGCTCGAAGTGTTGCTAACGCTCGTATTGATCGGCGCGCTTGGCGCCGGTGTGAAACGCAAACCGAAACCAAGCGCAAGTTAG
- a CDS encoding acyl-CoA thioesterase, giving the protein MRFSEVLNSVRRDGDAWIASISEDWLQGRSAFGGLQAALAVQVMRDLVPENVPLRSLQVTFVAPIPAGTVRMAAKILRQGKSVTQVEARLLDGDATACVVIGVFGAARESMLRVLPVQPAVQAMATPHVLHYKPGLLPAFTQHFDARWLQGDIPFSGSKKTTQVVEVGLKDDGVADEVQVIAFADFIPPVALSMLDRPAPASSLTWMLELFADSRGLSLQGWRIDAELQAAQAGYTSQQVMLWGPNGEPAALSRQSMVVFG; this is encoded by the coding sequence ATGCGATTTTCTGAAGTGCTGAACAGTGTTCGCCGCGACGGCGATGCATGGATTGCGTCGATCAGCGAAGACTGGCTGCAAGGACGCAGTGCCTTTGGTGGCCTGCAGGCCGCTTTGGCTGTTCAGGTGATGCGGGACTTGGTGCCGGAGAATGTGCCGCTGCGTAGCTTGCAGGTCACCTTCGTCGCGCCGATTCCGGCAGGCACGGTACGCATGGCAGCGAAGATTCTGCGTCAGGGCAAGAGCGTCACCCAGGTCGAAGCGCGCTTGTTGGACGGCGATGCGACCGCATGCGTGGTGATTGGCGTGTTCGGTGCCGCACGTGAATCCATGCTGCGAGTGTTGCCCGTACAGCCAGCGGTACAAGCGATGGCTACGCCACACGTTCTCCACTACAAGCCAGGCTTGTTACCCGCATTCACCCAGCACTTTGATGCGCGCTGGCTGCAGGGCGATATTCCTTTCAGCGGCAGCAAGAAGACCACGCAAGTGGTCGAAGTCGGGCTCAAGGATGATGGCGTGGCGGATGAAGTGCAGGTGATCGCATTTGCTGATTTCATTCCGCCGGTTGCGTTGTCCATGCTGGATCGGCCGGCTCCAGCCAGCTCGCTGACATGGATGCTGGAATTGTTTGCCGATAGCCGGGGGCTTTCGTTGCAGGGCTGGCGTATCGACGCTGAGCTGCAAGCCGCGCAAGCTGGTTACACCAGCCAGCAAGTGATGCTGTGGGGGCCGAACGGGGAGCCTGCCGCGCTAAGTCGTCAGAGCATGGTGGTGTTTGGCTAA
- a CDS encoding acyl-CoA dehydrogenase family protein, translating to MGFLQDAPQLSHPYRGDRLLIAWLDRAFPSKRRAALDTDLDALGDYAQMAFERSSRSTRRKPVLTQWDAWGRRVDRVELTTAWQEGPQLTTRHAILASGHDNHEFARLEEFARAYVYHVASEFYTCPLAMTDGAATALKASGNKALIDRALPHFLSRDAYSFWLSGQWMTENTGGSDVGQTETIARQDPEGQWRLYGRKWFSSAVVGEAALALARPEGADQGTAALALFYVETMDGPDRKPQLIIDRLKDKLGTHELPTAEIHLDGLPAWPLGELAHGVRQVAPMLNVTRTWNAIGAVASMARAISLARDYAVRRRAFGRLLIEQPLHAQTLADMQAEFEGAFALAFEVAYLLGRVEQNAATLQETASLRLLTPLAKLWTGKMAVSLCSEALECFGGAGYIEDTGLPQLLRDAQVYAIWEGTTNVLSLDSLRALAGNNSLAALRKVIAGWLSEAHNAQASFAVHAALDAAATHLDAQKIERHALEAGARGIATTLARCAAAALLARQAAWSSSRGDERPAAALRRFLGHGLLRLSDISSEDTRLLLE from the coding sequence ATGGGGTTCCTGCAAGACGCTCCGCAACTGTCGCATCCTTATCGTGGCGATCGCTTGTTGATCGCATGGCTTGACCGCGCCTTCCCTTCCAAGCGCCGGGCAGCCCTCGATACCGATCTCGACGCACTGGGCGATTACGCGCAGATGGCTTTCGAACGCAGTAGCCGCAGCACACGCCGCAAACCGGTGCTGACGCAATGGGACGCGTGGGGTCGCCGCGTCGATCGTGTCGAATTGACTACCGCCTGGCAGGAGGGTCCGCAACTCACCACCCGCCACGCCATTCTTGCCTCGGGTCATGACAACCACGAATTCGCGCGCCTGGAAGAATTCGCACGCGCTTACGTCTATCACGTGGCCAGTGAGTTCTACACCTGCCCACTGGCGATGACGGACGGTGCAGCGACAGCATTGAAGGCTTCCGGCAACAAGGCGCTTATCGATCGCGCACTTCCGCATTTCCTGAGCCGCGATGCGTACAGTTTCTGGCTCTCCGGGCAATGGATGACGGAGAATACGGGAGGCTCCGATGTCGGTCAGACGGAAACCATCGCCAGACAGGATCCGGAAGGCCAATGGCGGCTTTACGGCCGCAAATGGTTCAGTTCCGCGGTGGTTGGCGAAGCCGCGCTGGCACTCGCGCGTCCGGAAGGCGCCGACCAGGGTACTGCCGCGTTGGCGCTGTTCTACGTGGAAACCATGGACGGCCCGGATCGCAAACCGCAGCTGATCATCGACCGGTTGAAAGACAAACTGGGTACACATGAACTGCCCACGGCTGAAATCCATCTTGATGGACTGCCCGCCTGGCCGCTGGGCGAACTCGCGCACGGCGTTCGGCAGGTTGCGCCCATGCTCAATGTCACGCGCACCTGGAATGCCATCGGCGCCGTGGCGAGCATGGCTCGCGCGATCAGCCTGGCGCGCGATTACGCAGTCCGGCGCCGTGCATTCGGCCGGCTATTGATCGAACAACCCTTGCATGCGCAGACACTCGCCGACATGCAGGCCGAGTTTGAAGGTGCCTTTGCGCTGGCGTTTGAAGTGGCGTACTTGCTAGGCCGTGTTGAGCAGAACGCCGCCACGCTGCAGGAGACTGCCTCGCTGCGCCTGCTGACGCCGCTGGCCAAACTATGGACTGGCAAGATGGCCGTCAGTCTGTGTTCGGAAGCGCTGGAATGCTTTGGTGGCGCAGGCTACATCGAGGACACCGGCTTGCCGCAATTGCTGCGGGACGCCCAGGTGTATGCGATCTGGGAAGGCACTACAAATGTACTGTCACTGGACAGCCTGCGCGCGCTCGCCGGCAACAACAGTCTTGCAGCGCTGCGCAAGGTGATTGCCGGCTGGCTGAGCGAAGCGCACAACGCGCAAGCCTCTTTTGCCGTGCATGCGGCGCTGGACGCCGCCGCCACGCACTTGGATGCGCAGAAAATCGAACGCCATGCGTTGGAAGCCGGCGCGCGCGGTATTGCTACCACGCTCGCGCGCTGCGCGGCGGCGGCGCTACTGGCGCGTCAGGCCGCCTGGTCTTCTTCGCGGGGCGACGAACGTCCGGCGGCGGCATTGCGCCGGTTCCTCGGCCATGGCTTGTTGCGCTTGTCCGATATCAGCAGCGAAGACACGCGCCTGCTGCTGGAATGA
- a CDS encoding asparaginase domain-containing protein, whose amino-acid sequence MQHLTIVTTGGTIDKIYFDDKSDYKIGAPQISEILSQLGVAFQFDVIPILRKDSLHINAEDRSLIRSTIEAQPHRHVLVTHGTDTMVETARELAHIKGKVIVLTGALNPARFQGSDAVFNIGCAVAAVQTLPDGVYITMNGRVWDPSKVRKNRDANRFEEVN is encoded by the coding sequence ATGCAGCATCTGACCATCGTCACCACCGGTGGCACCATCGACAAGATCTATTTCGACGACAAGTCGGACTACAAGATCGGTGCGCCGCAGATCAGCGAGATCCTCAGCCAGCTCGGTGTGGCGTTCCAGTTCGATGTGATTCCGATCCTGCGCAAGGACAGCCTGCATATCAACGCCGAGGATCGGTCATTGATCCGCTCCACCATCGAAGCTCAGCCGCATCGCCACGTGCTGGTGACGCATGGCACCGATACGATGGTGGAAACGGCAAGGGAACTGGCCCACATCAAGGGCAAAGTGATCGTGCTGACGGGCGCGCTCAATCCCGCCCGCTTCCAGGGCTCCGATGCCGTGTTCAATATCGGCTGCGCGGTGGCCGCAGTGCAGACGCTACCAGACGGCGTCTACATCACCATGAATGGTCGTGTATGGGATCCTTCCAAGGTGCGCAAGAACCGGGATGCAAACCGGTTTGAGGAAGTGAACTGA
- the sufT gene encoding putative Fe-S cluster assembly protein SufT, whose amino-acid sequence MSGFSLSSEPFTLARDCGAVMVPQGESVTLPAGQVGYITQALGGSFTVYVEGNLFRIAGNDADALGKEPPPPLELGADASDADVEQLAWQQLRTVFDPEIPINVVELGLVYDMSVETVGPDQRKIYVKMTLTAPGCGMGDVLIDDARTKLELIPTVDEADVDLVFDPPWNHSMMSEAAKLETGML is encoded by the coding sequence ATGAGCGGTTTCAGTCTTAGCAGTGAACCCTTCACTCTGGCGCGAGACTGCGGCGCAGTCATGGTGCCGCAGGGCGAAAGCGTCACGCTGCCGGCCGGCCAGGTCGGTTACATCACCCAGGCGCTGGGCGGTAGTTTTACCGTGTACGTCGAGGGCAACCTGTTCCGCATTGCCGGTAACGACGCTGACGCCCTTGGCAAGGAACCACCGCCGCCGCTCGAATTGGGCGCTGACGCCAGTGATGCCGACGTTGAGCAGCTCGCCTGGCAGCAGCTGCGTACCGTGTTCGATCCGGAAATCCCGATCAACGTGGTCGAGCTGGGGCTGGTCTATGACATGAGCGTGGAAACGGTCGGCCCCGACCAGCGCAAGATCTACGTGAAAATGACGCTTACCGCGCCGGGCTGCGGCATGGGCGACGTACTGATCGACGACGCCCGCACCAAGCTCGAACTGATTCCCACCGTGGACGAGGCTGACGTGGATCTTGTGTTCGATCCGCCGTGGAATCACTCGATGATGTCGGAAGCGGCCAAGCTCGAAACCGGCATGCTTTGA
- a CDS encoding NAD(P)(+) transhydrogenase (Re/Si-specific) subunit beta yields the protein MAWLQTLIDACYFLAALLFILGLKRMSSPRTARGGIIWAGFGMLLAVVATLLLPDMEHRGLIIAAVLIGVAAAWWSGRRVAMTAMPQMVALYNGMGGGAAAAIGASELIGHVGDVAALNGVVAPNTYPLMPESWSPLHAATAVLAPLSPVALALGVLGALIGSVSFSGSLIAFAKLQGWLDRRFVFPGQRVVNMLVLAAAVVIGVMLATGHLTFALIGAFFVLALLFGVLMTLPIGGADMPVVISLYNAFTGLAVAFEGYVLHNEAMIIAGMVVGAAGTLLTQLMAKAMNRSLGNVLFGNFGAATGAAAQDIAGSQKPIEAADAAVMMAYAERVVIVPGYGMAVAQAQHKVWEFAQLLIARGVKVKFAIHPVAGRMPGHMNVLLAEAGVPYDLIADMEDINPEFPATDVALVIGANDVVNPMAKTDPSSPIYGMPILDVSDAKQVIVVKRGKGTGFAGIENALFYADNARMLYGDGQAAAGQLVSQLKTLDG from the coding sequence ATGGCCTGGCTGCAGACTCTGATCGACGCCTGCTATTTCCTCGCAGCCCTGTTATTCATTCTCGGACTTAAACGCATGAGTTCGCCGCGCACGGCGCGCGGAGGGATCATCTGGGCCGGTTTCGGCATGTTGCTGGCGGTGGTCGCCACTTTGTTGCTGCCTGACATGGAGCACCGGGGTCTGATCATTGCCGCCGTGCTGATCGGCGTAGCCGCCGCCTGGTGGTCGGGTCGCCGGGTGGCGATGACCGCCATGCCGCAGATGGTGGCGCTCTATAACGGCATGGGCGGTGGCGCTGCGGCGGCTATCGGTGCCAGTGAGCTGATCGGCCACGTGGGCGATGTCGCTGCCCTGAATGGCGTCGTGGCGCCGAACACCTACCCGCTGATGCCCGAAAGCTGGTCGCCATTGCATGCCGCCACGGCAGTGCTGGCTCCGCTCAGTCCGGTGGCACTGGCATTGGGTGTACTCGGTGCACTGATCGGATCGGTGAGCTTTTCCGGCTCGCTGATCGCTTTCGCCAAGCTGCAGGGCTGGCTGGACCGGCGCTTCGTGTTTCCGGGTCAGCGCGTGGTGAACATGCTGGTGTTGGCGGCTGCGGTGGTGATCGGCGTGATGCTGGCCACCGGTCACCTGACCTTCGCGCTGATCGGCGCGTTTTTTGTGCTTGCCTTGTTGTTTGGCGTGCTGATGACCTTGCCGATTGGCGGCGCGGACATGCCGGTGGTGATTTCTCTCTACAACGCTTTTACCGGTCTGGCCGTGGCGTTCGAGGGCTATGTGCTGCACAACGAGGCGATGATCATTGCCGGCATGGTCGTTGGCGCGGCCGGTACCTTGCTCACGCAGTTGATGGCCAAGGCGATGAACCGTTCGCTGGGCAATGTGTTGTTCGGAAACTTCGGTGCGGCAACGGGTGCGGCGGCGCAGGACATTGCTGGCAGCCAGAAGCCGATCGAAGCGGCCGATGCCGCGGTAATGATGGCTTACGCCGAACGTGTGGTGATCGTTCCCGGTTACGGCATGGCCGTCGCGCAGGCGCAGCACAAGGTGTGGGAGTTTGCGCAGTTGCTGATTGCGCGCGGGGTGAAGGTGAAGTTCGCCATCCACCCCGTCGCCGGCCGCATGCCCGGTCATATGAATGTGCTGCTGGCGGAAGCAGGCGTGCCGTATGACCTGATCGCCGACATGGAAGACATCAATCCCGAATTTCCGGCCACTGACGTGGCCTTGGTGATCGGCGCCAACGACGTGGTCAATCCGATGGCCAAGACCGATCCGTCGTCACCGATCTACGGTATGCCGATTCTCGACGTGTCCGATGCCAAGCAAGTAATCGTGGTGAAGCGCGGTAAAGGCACCGGTTTTGCGGGCATCGAAAACGCGCTGTTCTATGCCGACAACGCGCGCATGCTGTATGGCGATGGCCAAGCTGCGGCCGGTCAGCTGGTTTCCCAACTGAAGACGTTGGACGGCTAA
- a CDS encoding NAD(P) transhydrogenase subunit alpha: protein MLDGFLALYIFMLAAFTGYEIIARVPVILHTPLMSGSNFIHGIVLVGAMIALGHARTPFEMGIGFVGVLLGAGNAAGGYVVTERMLEMFKSSKPGKGNGEAK, encoded by the coding sequence ATGCTCGACGGGTTCCTGGCGCTTTACATCTTTATGCTGGCCGCGTTCACGGGTTACGAGATTATCGCGCGTGTGCCGGTAATCCTGCACACGCCGTTAATGTCCGGCTCCAATTTCATACACGGCATTGTGCTTGTTGGAGCCATGATTGCGCTAGGTCACGCTCGAACTCCGTTCGAGATGGGCATCGGTTTCGTCGGCGTTTTGCTGGGAGCCGGCAACGCTGCGGGCGGCTATGTGGTCACTGAACGGATGCTGGAGATGTTCAAATCCAGCAAGCCCGGGAAGGGCAACGGGGAAGCCAAATGA
- a CDS encoding RNA polymerase sigma factor has translation MEPRDARPDDSENNAVNSVSAVFETELLVQESRAVPTSLDAFLASMERRAFRMAELHLGNREDAMDAVQDAMLRLVKHYRNKPAEEWTPLFWGILRRRIVDLQRRRKVRSIVVGWLGGGRDDDGDELPVWEPADTGPDPLEKLHGEKSYADMAAAVKQLPQRQREAFILRVLEGLDVAETAQTMGCSEGSVKTHLSRAMQHLREELEAWR, from the coding sequence ATGGAGCCCCGGGATGCTCGCCCTGACGATTCGGAGAACAACGCTGTGAACAGTGTCTCGGCGGTGTTCGAGACGGAACTTCTTGTGCAGGAGAGTCGGGCGGTACCCACCAGCCTGGATGCCTTCCTCGCGAGTATGGAGCGGCGCGCCTTCCGCATGGCCGAATTGCATCTCGGCAACCGGGAAGACGCCATGGATGCCGTGCAAGACGCCATGCTTCGTCTGGTCAAGCATTACCGCAACAAACCCGCTGAGGAATGGACGCCGCTGTTCTGGGGCATCCTGCGCCGCCGCATCGTCGATCTGCAGCGTCGCCGCAAGGTCCGCTCCATCGTGGTCGGATGGCTCGGCGGAGGTCGCGACGATGACGGCGACGAATTACCGGTGTGGGAACCGGCTGATACCGGCCCGGACCCGCTGGAAAAACTGCACGGCGAAAAGTCCTATGCGGACATGGCCGCAGCGGTGAAGCAGCTTCCGCAGCGTCAGCGCGAAGCATTCATCCTGCGGGTACTGGAAGGCCTGGACGTGGCTGAAACGGCCCAGACCATGGGCTGCTCGGAAGGCAGCGTGAAAACACATCTTTCGCGGGCTATGCAACACCTGCGTGAGGAATTGGAGGCGTGGCGATGA
- a CDS encoding DUF3106 domain-containing protein: protein MLLRRLCLPSLFTLMLGLMAAAPAYAQGVSHPWNTLSPAQQNMLQPLQAQWDTLPPQRQERMLGRTQDWLKLPPDQQQQIRDRIARWQQMTPEQREQARENQHLYDTLPPSKQQELHEAFKRFQQLPPDQREALRRQWQEQSPQQKQQWLQHLGPHSTLPGKHAFGMPGR, encoded by the coding sequence ATGTTGCTACGACGACTTTGCCTGCCCTCGCTGTTCACCCTGATGCTCGGTCTGATGGCCGCGGCACCGGCGTATGCGCAAGGCGTTTCCCATCCGTGGAACACGCTTAGCCCCGCGCAACAGAACATGCTCCAGCCGCTGCAAGCGCAGTGGGACACCCTGCCGCCCCAACGGCAGGAACGCATGCTCGGTCGCACCCAGGATTGGTTGAAACTGCCGCCCGATCAGCAGCAGCAGATCCGTGATCGCATCGCGCGCTGGCAGCAGATGACGCCGGAACAGCGCGAACAGGCGCGTGAGAATCAGCATCTCTACGATACCTTGCCGCCCTCGAAGCAGCAGGAACTGCACGAAGCCTTCAAGCGCTTCCAACAACTGCCGCCCGATCAGCGCGAAGCGTTGCGCCGCCAGTGGCAGGAACAAAGCCCTCAACAGAAACAGCAGTGGCTGCAGCATCTGGGCCCGCATTCGACTCTGCCGGGCAAGCACGCCTTCGGCATGCCGGGCCGCTGA